The Musa acuminata AAA Group cultivar baxijiao chromosome BXJ1-8, Cavendish_Baxijiao_AAA, whole genome shotgun sequence genomic sequence aactaAAATCTACAATATATAAAAGATACTCATGTTAAAATAACTTTtgcatattaaataataataataataatgataataataatattttaaatttgattaatAAGAAACTTCCAATCTCGGTGTTATTTTAGTGATTGGATGTTGCACTCGTGCAATTATCCATTCAGTTCATCCACAACATTATTAGAATACTTAAGTTGCCCAAAGTTGGATAGGATATAATATGAATATTCTCaactttttatattattattattagtactaTATACTACTTAATCATATAATCCTAGTTAAAGATGAGTCATGAGTACTATCGATTGATGAGTCAATACGGTTGGTCCACTATCGAAAGTATAGGCTCAACCAAATGAAGTCATTTTGTTAGTGAGGACTCGGTTTGAGATGATCAGGTAGCGATATAGGACCTTCTTGGTTGTAAGGTTCCTCCTTAGGGCTGGGTTATCCAGGTGTCCATGGGCGGATGGTTATCTCGTGGCTGCATCCTGATAGTAGAGTCACCTCCTAATCATCGACGATCTTATATGACAGGTCAACGTTGGTGGTTGTCCGGTACAATCGTATAGCCCTTTCAATGCTTAAGTCAGCGAAAGGGAGAAGATAATAGTGTAAGTTGTATGACTGAGTTGGTGTATAAAGAATCCTCTCTCAGTATGAACTGATGGGTTCCTTTTTATACTTGATCCCTGAGCCTTTTTATTGGCTAGTCTAAGATAAGATTAGATGAATCACTTGATATCATTAATGCGAGGCACATCGGGATGTAGTACGACGTCAGCTAATGACTTAGAGCCCTATTTAGGTGTCGGTCGACCTCGGTGGCAGATGAGTTGGCATAAGATAAAATCATccctatcaaataataatagagatgatatcttgaaaaTAGatcaattaatatataaaataaatttattggtgaaaatatatgtatttatatttattaacgATAAATATGGTTGCACATAGGCTTAATATAGAGAGCATTGCAGTTACAAATCTGAGGCCAGCAAAGTTCTTCGCCTGCTATTTATTAGGATCGCATGCATTTGTTCTCGGCGCCGGGCTTCCCATTCCTCAGCCAGCAACCATGAGGCCAAGccacctcctcctcatccttctcTCCCTTTTCTCTTCCCTCCTCCCTTTCGCCTCTGCCGGTCCCACGAACAAAATTGGCGAGGTCGCTGGCATATGTTCCCACACAGACTACCCATTCCTTTGCATCTACGCGTCCACTACTTACGGCCAGTCATATCTTGCCATCGACGCTGCGTCCTTACTCGCCATGCACATCAAGATGACCGTCGATCACACCCAAACCGCGAAGGCCATAGCGTCGACCTTTGCCGTCAACCCAACCACAACCCCCCAAGTGAAGCAGGCACTGGAGGTCTGCGTCAAACAGTACGATGATGCATTCGATGATCTCGCGACAGGGAGCACCGCCGTCGCCGGGCACGATGCAGGCACAGCCAACAGCATGCTGAGTGCAGTCATATCGTACTACGGCACATGCGATGATGCTTTCGCGGAGATTTATAAGGCAAATCCCTTGGCCAAGCAAGATGATTTCTTGATGAAGATGGTGAGCAATGCCCTCGCTCTTGCCCAGTTGATCCTCCAGTGATGGCTGCAGCTTTTTCTTGGTGGCAGCGGAAGAGAAAGTGAGAGGGAGGAGTTTGTGGCATGCAAATGGAGATGTGGTTTGTGCCTATAATTGGTTTTCATCCTCTTTTGTGACTCCCTATATTATCAATAAATGGGAGCTGGCCTAATTATCAGCCATCTTAGATCTTATGATCACTAATTTGGTCTAATTAATAATTTATCGGATGCTATTAACGATGATGATTGTATTATCGTGTCAGGtgccaatgtcatgcataaattgGATAacgataatttaaaattatctaaaattagAAAATGAAAAGATAAAAACATAAAAGTATATGTGAAATATACATTTATTATATACAAAattcaaataataattttaagatgtCAAATTAATTACTAAATATAAAGTAATAGAATGTCAAGTTCAATTGTTTaccaaatgagataattattttcacaaaaaaatagTTGATAATAATTATCAACTCGACGCAAGTGCCAATCTCAAAGCTAATGATCTAAGCGGGTTAGATAGGCTTTAATATTCGTGAAATCTGATCGCTGTCGTTGGTAAAGATGAATGAATAGTTTTGTAATTCAGAGCAAATGTGGGGGCGTATATGTAATTGGATAAATAGAGAAGAAAATTGAAAGGTCGGTTTCTCTAGAAAATACTCGAATATTTTCCAAACAATATCCTTAATTTAAGTATTATTTGGGTATTTTAGatgtttttatgaaaataaaaaggtacccacttttaatttttttcaaataccCTCAATTTAAAAAACCTAAAATACCCTTTACAAGTTTTATGTCAAATTTTTTGCTCATTTTTTAACAAGTCTTcaactattataatatttttttaataatattttattatatattattaggatattaaaaatattataaatgatatcatatgctgcttttttttttattgtcattcGTCATATATcactataatattatatttataattttataattaatttgattaaaatttaaaaaatatttataatattttcaagtaaATTTTGTAGTAATTTTGTTATGATGGTTAAAATACTGTAACATgtcaataatattataacaaataGATAGTTTCGCTATTCTTAACTTCGGgcattatttgaaaaaaataaaacaaaaatattgattgaaaaataCTTCAAATATGGGTGTTTTCTAGAAAAATCGCCCAAATAGAAACCTAATTCCAAGTGACTCGCTTCTCTTATCAGATCAGATTCGTCTCAGGGAAGCAACCGACGGCTTCCGCTTTACCTTGCGAATTGGATAAGAGGAGAGAGCGCGGTGAGTCGGGTAAAGGGGAAGATCCGGCAGAAGCTATGGTGTTCGCGGCAGCGACGACGACCACGACGGCGCCATCTTCCGCGGCCGCCTCCCCCCTCCAATCCCTCGCGAGGGGAACCCTTCGCCTCTCATTCGGCAGCCCTCTTCTGCATCCCCAGTCCTCCTCCGCTTCTCCCAAGTACCCCTCTTGATCCATTCTcgccttttctttctttcctaaAGGATGATTGATCTTACCGTTTAGTTCGCTTCTTCTCTACCAGGAAGGGTAGGAGGCTCGTCTGCAGCTGGAGCTCTCCCAAGGCCGTTTATTCCGCTAACTCCTGGGCTCCCGAACGATCTCAGAGGAAAGGGATTTGGTCTATCAggtatcttcttctttttatttgtttcttctaTCGCGTTGCTAGGAATTGAGTAAAGATTTGTCCTTTTTGCGTGTGTGATTTTTATTTGGTTCTAATTTAGGGATGATTTGGTGATGCCGTCGTCACCCTATTTCCCGATAGAGGCACAGGGAGGGCAGGGGCCGCCGCCCATGGTGCAGGAGCGGTTTCAGAGCGTCATCAGCCAACTCTTCCAGCATGTATGATTTTGGGATATCCTATTGTGGTTAGATTTTCTTGATTTATAGCCAACTCTTGTTTGTAGAGAATTATTCGGTTCGGCGGACCTGTGGACGATGACATGGCAAATATAATCGTAGCGCAGCTTTTATATCTGGACGCTGTTGATCCTACAAAGGTCTTTTACTTACCAAATGGATATGCTATTTTCTATGCTTTCTTAACTAGTTTTCTTTCACAAGTATTACAGTAAGATGCATAAAGATGCTCTTCTATGGACTCTAATTCGAAACCTATTAACTACACGAAACTATGTGAACCACTAGGATATTCAACAGACATTTTCATTGACTTTACTTATTTTGAGTTATATCCATAGGGAACTTCATTTAGCTTCCTGTTTCTAGTTCTCACCAGTGGTAAATATCCACTATGCTTGGTCATAACTTGTAACTTTGTTTTGTGTTGAAGAGAAGCACATCTATATGGAGCTATTTCTGAGATACATCTTGGATGTACACAAGTTATGACGAGCTTGATATTTACTTATATGTATATTCATAAGGTGCACACTGGCACTGGAAATTTGGGTCGGTAATTCTGAGATTTGTTGAACTATCATAGTATTGTCTTTTCATTTCCAGCTCTTAATGCTGTATAGTTCAGAACTGATGTAGCTCAATGATAACCAAGTTTTAGAATTTTAGGAATTATTACATGGTTCATAGACAAGTGAACCATTCCCAGGTCTTAGGGACACACAAGTGATGCAATAACAAGCAGCTTAGGCCATGGTTCACAGACCAATATAGTTTTCAAATGTTGCTCTTGTGCGTTGAACCTCTTAGTTTAAGTTGTTGCAGACCTAATCCATGCATCTATTATCAGAAAAACCTTTTCCCTTGCTATAATTTGATATGAATCTTGATTGGCTTGTGGCATTAAAGTGTCTTCTGAGAAAATTCAACATAAGGGTTGATGCATCCTACTCTAGGACAAAGAACTATGTCTTCTTTTTAATTTGATTTAGTTGAGTCTAGATTTTTTTCAGTTATTTCCTAGACTTAATTAATTTTTCGATGTTGATTTTGTTTAACATAAGTCTTCTTTTGTCATTACCTTGGGTTATCTTTCATTTTTGTGCTAGAATGGTGACAAGATAAAGCAGAAAATTTATCTGAGTTCTAGatgattttaaacttgtaaagTATAAGATTGGGTCCTAAGCTGCAATTTTAGTTTGTTAGTCTACAAATAAAGGCTTCATTGGTTGACACATTTATAACAATGATATCATGATTATTTTTGGCCAAAAAAGAAACAATGTTCCTTTCAGCCTTGTGGACTTGGCTATCTTTTTGTCTCCCAatgatgttttttgttttttcctaTCTTGGTCTTCTTCCATCTTGcagtttcttcacttttttctttACACTTTAAAACTTATAAACTTGGTTAATCATTTATTTGCTGCATTAATTTTCTATGGTATATTTATGATTGATTCAATATCATATTAGAGCACAGATTTGGACTACCATGTCTCTTTGTGTTGTGTCAAgtattttttatgaaattattttgcaTATGATGTGTCTTGGGTCTTAACAATAACAACACAAATGAGAGCAGGAACCTCAGAAACTGCAAAACTACAAGAAGCAATAGTTTCCGATATTTATATCTCTTTGCTCCTTCATCTTAAGTTAATAAGTGTGCATGCGAAATTTAAGTGCATTTACTGCCCTTTTGATGATTTTACAGCAGGATACTAAAGTGTCCCACCATGTGTGAGAATTTTGACAATACCTGGCTGTTTTGTAACCATCATAACAGATAGCTAAAAGGATGTTATGAATATTAATCTCTTTTATTATTACAGCAGGACTTTTATATTTAAGCTGTCTTGTGTTGTTGAAATCGAGGGTATAAAATGTACAAAAAAGTTTTCTGAATCTTGATTTCTCTCGTGACTCTGTGGTTTCTCATGTGATCATTCAACTTTTAGATTCAAGttattggtatttacatgatcaggCTTTGATTAGAGATCTGCCTCCTCCTGTTTAAATGCATAACTTTCTGTAAGATATTCAGTGAAATGTTTGGTGTcatttattttttgatgaaaaagaaaaaaatgaatctTATTCTTTCAAAACTTCAATTGATTATGTTGTTCCTTCTTAACTGAATTTTCTTAGGAATTTTTCTTTGTTGATCTCTATGCTTTGTAAATGCCATTttcatatgatttcttttttagtCCTTTCATATAAACAAGTCAATCCTAGAGCATCTTAGTTATGGAAGCCATCTTAAATCATTATCTTGTTGTCTTGTAGGATATTGTCATGTACGTGAACTCTCCAGGAGGATCAGTTACAGCTGGTAACATTTCTTCTGCTTTATACGTATGTATGTTAATATTATCTTTACACGCAGCTGTGTGGTGAGCACAGAGTGAACTATTCTTTGGCCTTTTActaaagaatattatctttacttTTCTGTTGTGCATTTTATTCTAAAGTGTTTGAGCTGTATCATTTCTAGGCATGGCTGTATTTGACACAATGCGACACATTAGGCCTGATGTTTCTACTGTTTGTGTTGGTCTGGCAGCCAGGTAATGGCACAATGCATTTTATTCTAACATAATGGTAATGTTTCTACCGGCACAACGCATTTTATTCTAACGCACATCTGCTCCACCTTATATGAGAATGCATTTTGTCGAGCTCTACTTAATTTACTTGTGTATAATTAGAGCGCAAATGTTTAGGCACTTGTTTTTGGTGGT encodes the following:
- the LOC103995316 gene encoding ATP-dependent Clp protease proteolytic subunit 5, chloroplastic codes for the protein MVFAAATTTTTAPSSAAASPLQSLARGTLRLSFGSPLLHPQSSSASPKKGRRLVCSWSSPKAVYSANSWAPERSQRKGIWSIRDDLVMPSSPYFPIEAQGGQGPPPMVQERFQSVISQLFQHRIIRFGGPVDDDMANIIVAQLLYLDAVDPTKDIVMYVNSPGGSVTAGMAVFDTMRHIRPDVSTVCVGLAASMGAFILSSGTKGKRYSLPNSRIMIHQPLGGAQGGQTDIDIQANEMLHHKANLNGYLAYHTGQSFERINQDTDRDYFMSAKEAKEYGLIDGVIMNPLKALQPLPATQE
- the LOC135680361 gene encoding pectinesterase inhibitor 12-like; protein product: MVAHRLNIESIAVTNLRPAKFFACYLLGSHAFVLGAGLPIPQPATMRPSHLLLILLSLFSSLLPFASAGPTNKIGEVAGICSHTDYPFLCIYASTTYGQSYLAIDAASLLAMHIKMTVDHTQTAKAIASTFAVNPTTTPQVKQALEVCVKQYDDAFDDLATGSTAVAGHDAGTANSMLSAVISYYGTCDDAFAEIYKANPLAKQDDFLMKMVSNALALAQLILQ